The DNA window CTGCAAACGCGTTTCCAAGGACCAGCGCATCGTTCGCCTGGAGGCTGAGCGGCTCGTTCGCTGATGGCGGTGTCACGCCCGCCACACCGGCTTCGCCAGGCACATGGCTGCCGTTCACATACAACCTCACCCGCTCCACCTCAGGCGCGCTCGTCTCCACCACCAAGTGCACCACCTGGCGGGTGGATAGGTCCACCACCCACTGGCCCGCCCGGTCGTCCTCTTCGCTGGGGGTCTGCTGATTCCAGTACGCTCCGAGACGCCCTGAAGGGATCGAGCCTCCCACGACCAAGGAGAAGCGATCGATTCGCTCTAGAAGATCGCTATACGCATGAAGCCCGAATAGCCGAGATGGACGTACAGCATCAGTCGAAAAACTCTGTGCGCGCAATACCAGCTCCACCGTGAGCGCTTGCTTGCCGTTCAGTTGGTCGAAGACTTTCCCGCTGCCGATCGCTGCCCAGGCACGCCCATCAGTGGCAGAGTCCTGGCTCCACGCCAGACCACCGTACGGAAAGACGCCTTCGCGATGCGGGTCCGGAAACCCCGGCTCCACATCCAGGTCCAGGGCGGGTGTCACCGCATCCGGCACCTTCTCCGGCACCGAGCCGGCTGCGCCATCCGACGCATTGATGAAGTACCGCACCACCACGCCCCCATCCTCCAGTCCGTCTCCGCACGCGCCTCCAGCACTCCCCCCCTGCCCTCCTCCGCCCGGACCTCCTCCTCCGGGGCCCTGGCTCGTCGACGTCGTCCCCCCGGCCCCCTCTGACGTGCTGGAGCTCACGGTCGAATTTCCACCCGGACTCGGGTCATACGGCCAGCATCCCGACATGCCCCCCCAAATCAATGCCAGCCCTGCCAACCCGATCCCCAACCGCAAGCCAAGATTGCTCATCGCTCGCCCTCTCTCCACGTCCTACCAGGACCCCGAAAGCCACATGCCGGCATCTCGTGTT is part of the Chondromyces crocatus genome and encodes:
- a CDS encoding LamG-like jellyroll fold domain-containing protein, encoding MVVRYFINASDGAAGSVPEKVPDAVTPALDLDVEPGFPDPHREGVFPYGGLAWSQDSATDGRAWAAIGSGKVFDQLNGKQALTVELVLRAQSFSTDAVRPSRLFGLHAYSDLLERIDRFSLVVGGSIPSGRLGAYWNQQTPSEEDDRAGQWVVDLSTRQVVHLVVETSAPEVERVRLYVNGSHVPGEAGVAGVTPPSANEPLSLQANDALVLGNAFAGGASFQGVLHYAAVYDVALDEPRLAAHACALLASDDAPPEG